A DNA window from Ostrea edulis chromosome 5, xbOstEdul1.1, whole genome shotgun sequence contains the following coding sequences:
- the LOC130054520 gene encoding adipocyte plasma membrane-associated protein Hemomucin-like isoform X1, with protein sequence METVLNYIKDVLIPYYKEIINPSIRDVADTPTSNLMKTLLNICTSQQGNGVTTIVNSTLAVKSDSIKDPSLRKEIQALGGKLNHSVRLNGKPKKCVTIPKTSMTEEQWKSVASAMLKAAVPPPTTTDRAAVPPPTTTDRAAVPPPTITDRAAVPPPTTTDEAAVPPPTTTDRADRAAVPPPTTTDRAAVPPPTTTDEAAVPPPTTTDEAALPAQATHRTVPQLPFPIQKLQKKTITTCFKCKKVGSKFLHWVACDGCRKWYHRKCTTLSCKDYLKLTEDSVWNCDICIV encoded by the exons ATGGAGACAGTCCTCAACTACATTAAAGATGTCCTTATTCCATATTATAAGGAAATTATAAACCCCAGCATCAGGGATGTTGCAGATACACCAACATCTAATTTGATGAAGACTCTTTTGAACATCTGCACATCACAG CAAGGGAATGGTGTTACCACCATCGTTAATTCGACACTTGCTGTCAAGAGTGACAGCATTAAAGACCCCAGCCTTCGTAAGGAAATTCAGGCTCTGGGAGGCAAACTGAATCATTCGGTTCGACTAAATGGAAAACCGAAAAAATGTGTCACCATTCCAAAGACTTCCATGACCGAAGAGCAATGGAAGTCAGTGGCATCGGCTATGTTAAAAG CAGCTGTACCACCTCCAACTACAACTGACCGGGCAGCTGTACCTCCTCCAACTACAACTGACCGGGCAGCTGTACCTCCTCCAACTATAACTGACCGGGCAGCTGTACCTCCTCCAACTACAACTGACGAGGCAGCTGTACCTCCTCCAACTACAACTGACCGGGCAGACAGGGCAGCTGTACCTCCTCCAACTACAACTGACCGGGCAGCTGTACCTCCTCCAACTACAACTGACGAGGCAGCTGTACCTCCTCCAACTACAACTGACGAGGCAGCTTTACCTGCCCAGGCAACACATAGAACTGTCCCGCAGTTGCCTTTTCCTATTCAGAAGTTACAGAAAAAG ACAATCACCACATGCTTTAAATGCAAGAAAGTTGGCTCGAAGTTTTTACACTGGGTTGCATGTGATGGCTGTCGAAAATGGTACCACCGAAAATGCACCACCTTATCCTGCAAGGACTATCTAAAGTTAACGGAGGATTCTGTATGGAATTGTGACATTTGCATTGTGTAG
- the LOC130054520 gene encoding adipocyte plasma membrane-associated protein Hemomucin-like isoform X2 — METVLNYIKDVLIPYYKEIINPSIRDVADTPTSNLMKTLLNICTSQQGNGVTTIVNSTLAVKSDSIKDPSLRKEIQALGGKLNHSVRLNGKPKKCVTIPKTSMTEEQWKSVASAMLKAVPPPTTTDRAAVPPPTTTDRAAVPPPTITDRAAVPPPTTTDEAAVPPPTTTDRADRAAVPPPTTTDRAAVPPPTTTDEAAVPPPTTTDEAALPAQATHRTVPQLPFPIQKLQKKTITTCFKCKKVGSKFLHWVACDGCRKWYHRKCTTLSCKDYLKLTEDSVWNCDICIV; from the exons ATGGAGACAGTCCTCAACTACATTAAAGATGTCCTTATTCCATATTATAAGGAAATTATAAACCCCAGCATCAGGGATGTTGCAGATACACCAACATCTAATTTGATGAAGACTCTTTTGAACATCTGCACATCACAG CAAGGGAATGGTGTTACCACCATCGTTAATTCGACACTTGCTGTCAAGAGTGACAGCATTAAAGACCCCAGCCTTCGTAAGGAAATTCAGGCTCTGGGAGGCAAACTGAATCATTCGGTTCGACTAAATGGAAAACCGAAAAAATGTGTCACCATTCCAAAGACTTCCATGACCGAAGAGCAATGGAAGTCAGTGGCATCGGCTATGTTAAAAG CTGTACCACCTCCAACTACAACTGACCGGGCAGCTGTACCTCCTCCAACTACAACTGACCGGGCAGCTGTACCTCCTCCAACTATAACTGACCGGGCAGCTGTACCTCCTCCAACTACAACTGACGAGGCAGCTGTACCTCCTCCAACTACAACTGACCGGGCAGACAGGGCAGCTGTACCTCCTCCAACTACAACTGACCGGGCAGCTGTACCTCCTCCAACTACAACTGACGAGGCAGCTGTACCTCCTCCAACTACAACTGACGAGGCAGCTTTACCTGCCCAGGCAACACATAGAACTGTCCCGCAGTTGCCTTTTCCTATTCAGAAGTTACAGAAAAAG ACAATCACCACATGCTTTAAATGCAAGAAAGTTGGCTCGAAGTTTTTACACTGGGTTGCATGTGATGGCTGTCGAAAATGGTACCACCGAAAATGCACCACCTTATCCTGCAAGGACTATCTAAAGTTAACGGAGGATTCTGTATGGAATTGTGACATTTGCATTGTGTAG
- the LOC130054520 gene encoding adipocyte plasma membrane-associated protein Hemomucin-like isoform X3 produces the protein METVLNYIKDVLIPYYKEIINPSIRDVADTPTSNLMKTLLNICTSQQGNGVTTIVNSTLAVKSDSIKDPSLRKEIQALGGKLNHSVRLNGKPKKCVTIPKTSMTEEQWKSVASAMLKAVPPPTTTDRAAVPPPTITDRAAVPPPTTTDEAAVPPPTTTDRADRAAVPPPTTTDRAAVPPPTTTDEAAVPPPTTTDEAALPAQATHRTVPQLPFPIQKLQKKTITTCFKCKKVGSKFLHWVACDGCRKWYHRKCTTLSCKDYLKLTEDSVWNCDICIV, from the exons ATGGAGACAGTCCTCAACTACATTAAAGATGTCCTTATTCCATATTATAAGGAAATTATAAACCCCAGCATCAGGGATGTTGCAGATACACCAACATCTAATTTGATGAAGACTCTTTTGAACATCTGCACATCACAG CAAGGGAATGGTGTTACCACCATCGTTAATTCGACACTTGCTGTCAAGAGTGACAGCATTAAAGACCCCAGCCTTCGTAAGGAAATTCAGGCTCTGGGAGGCAAACTGAATCATTCGGTTCGACTAAATGGAAAACCGAAAAAATGTGTCACCATTCCAAAGACTTCCATGACCGAAGAGCAATGGAAGTCAGTGGCATCGGCTATGTTAAAAG CTGTACCTCCTCCAACTACAACTGACCGGGCAGCTGTACCTCCTCCAACTATAACTGACCGGGCAGCTGTACCTCCTCCAACTACAACTGACGAGGCAGCTGTACCTCCTCCAACTACAACTGACCGGGCAGACAGGGCAGCTGTACCTCCTCCAACTACAACTGACCGGGCAGCTGTACCTCCTCCAACTACAACTGACGAGGCAGCTGTACCTCCTCCAACTACAACTGACGAGGCAGCTTTACCTGCCCAGGCAACACATAGAACTGTCCCGCAGTTGCCTTTTCCTATTCAGAAGTTACAGAAAAAG ACAATCACCACATGCTTTAAATGCAAGAAAGTTGGCTCGAAGTTTTTACACTGGGTTGCATGTGATGGCTGTCGAAAATGGTACCACCGAAAATGCACCACCTTATCCTGCAAGGACTATCTAAAGTTAACGGAGGATTCTGTATGGAATTGTGACATTTGCATTGTGTAG